The Triticum aestivum cultivar Chinese Spring chromosome 3A, IWGSC CS RefSeq v2.1, whole genome shotgun sequence genome includes a region encoding these proteins:
- the LOC123062333 gene encoding cytochrome P450 94B3-like: MELPLTSALLLLLPLLCFLWLRRETRRQTRPDGLKAYPIIGTLPHFVKNQHRLIEWSAGVLARCPTHTMTFNFRGLGLGAGVMTANPANVEHVAKTNFQNYPKGEFVVSVIEDLLGRGIFNSDGDQWLRQRKAASYEFNTRSLRSFVVSAVSSEVVDRLLPLLERAGRDGRTLDVQDVLERFAFDTICCVVFDEDPACLPEEEEEEDGPGADGDGRAEFMRALTDAQNIVMARFMSPVKWAWRLQRLLNVGPERRMRDAVATIHGYIDRAVRERGERGAARKDDFLSRFASSGEHSDEGLRDAVTNFIVAGRDTTSSALSWFFWLLSGRPDVEGKIVREIRAARASSGNGDAALGYEELRSMQYLHAAITESMRLYPPVAMDTHCCRREDVLPDGTLVGKGWQVTYSAYAMARLEELWGADCAEFQPERWLDEEGAFRPESTAKYPVFHAGPRMCLGKEMAYIQMKSIVAGVVERFSLRHVGGEGHPRLVMSLTLRMGGGLPMQVKKRAEGAS; the protein is encoded by the coding sequence ATGGAGCTTCCGTTGACCTCGGCcctgctcctgctcctgcctcTGCTCTGCTTCCTCTGGCTACGCCGGGAGACCAGGAGGCAGACTCGCCCCGACGGCCTCAAGGCCTACCCCATCATCGGCACGCTCCCCCACTTCGTCAAGAACCAGCACCGCCTCATCGAGTGGTCGGCCGGCGTCCTCGCGCGCTGCCCCACCCACACCATGACCTTCAACTTCCGGGGCCTCGGCCTCGGGGCCGGCGTCATGACGGCCAACCCGGCCAACGTCGAGCACGTCGCCAAGACCAACTTCCAGAACTACCCCAAGGGCGAGTTCGTGGTGTCCGTCATCGAGGACCTGCTCGGCCGCGGCATCTTCAACTCCGACGGCGACCAGTGGCTCCGGCAGCGCAAGGCCGCCAGCTACGAGTTCAACACGCGGTCGCTGAGGAGCTTCGTGGTCAGCGCCGTCAGCTCCGAGGTCGTCGACCGGCTGCTGCCGCTGCTGGAGCGCGCGGGGCGCGACGGGCGGACGCTGGACGTGCAGGACGTGCTGGAGCGCTTCGCGTTCGACACCATCTGCTGCGTCGTCTTCGACGAGGACCCGGCGTGCctccccgaggaggaggaggaggaggacggaccGGGGGCGGACGGGGACGGGCGTGCCGAGTTCATGCGCGCCCTGACCGACGCGCAGAACATCGTCATGGCCCGGTTCATGTCGCCGGTCAAGTGGGCGTGGCGGCTCCAGAGGCTGCTCAACGTGGGGCCGGAGAGGCGGATGCGCGACGCGGTCGCCACCATCCACGGCTACATCGACAGGGCCGTCCGCGAGCGCGGCGAGAGGGGGGCGGCCCGCAAGGACGACTTCCTTTCGCGCTTCGCGTCGAGCGGCGAGCACAGCGACGAGGGCCTCCGCGACGCGGTCACCAACTTCATCGTCGCCGGGCGGGACACGACGTCGTCGGCGCTCAGCTGGTTCTTCTGGCTGCTGTCCGGGCGGCCCGACGTGGAGGGCAAGATCGTGCGCGAGATCCGCGCGGCGCGCGCGTCGAGTGGGAATGGGGATGCGGCGTTGGGCTACGAGGAGCTGCGCTCGATGCAGTACCTGCACGCGGCGATCACGGAGTCGATGCGGCTGTACCCGCCGGTGGCCATGGACACGCACTGCTGCCGGCGCGAGGATGTCCTGCCGGACGGCACGCTCGTCGGCAAAGGGTGGCAGGTCACCTACAGCGCGTACGCCATGGCGCGGCTGGAGGAGCTGTGGGGCGCGGACTGCGCGGAGTTCCAGCCGGAGCGGTGGCTGGACGAGGAGGGGGCGTTCCGGCCGGAGAGCACGGCCAAGTACCCGGTGTTCCACGCGGGGCCGAGGATGTGCCTCGGCAAGGAGATGGCCTACATACAGATGAAGTCCATCGTTGCCGGCGTGGTGGAGAGGTTCAGCCTCCGGCACGTCGGCGGCGAGGGGCACCCCCGGCTCGTCATGTCGCTGACGCTGCGCATGGGAGGCGGCCTGCCCATGCAGGTGAAGAAGAGAGCAGAGGGAGCTAGCTAG
- the LOC123062332 gene encoding cytochrome P450 94B3: MELSFTSAHPMLLFLLLPLLYVLRLRRNTRKQPHADGLKAYPIIGTLPHFVKNQDCLVEWSAGVVARCPTHTMVFDFKGLGLMAGAITANPANVEYIVKTNFQNYPKGEFVVSAMADFLGHGIFNSDGDQWLSQRKAASYEFSKRSLRNFVVSTVRFEVVERLLPLLSRAELEGLTLDMQDVLERFAFDNICCVAFDEDPACLTDDGLGLNGRAEFMHALNDAQMMIMARFMSPVKWAWRVKKLLNMGPERRMSEALATIHGYVDRIIRDRGERGAAGLARKDDFLSRFVSSGEHSNESLRDVVTSFIIAGRDTTSSALTWFFWLVSRRREVEDKIVREIRAVRASSGSTDAAFSLDELREMHYLHAAVTESMRLYPPVAMDSRCCKHDDVLPDGTFVGKGWQVSYSAYAMARLEEIWGEDCAEYRPERWLDEEGAFRPESSFKYPVFHAGPRMCLGKEMAYIQMKSIAACVLERFSFQFIGGESRPGVVFSVTLRMEGGLPMQVKKRGALSS, encoded by the coding sequence ATGGAGCTCTCATTCACCTCGGCCCATCCCATGCTCCTCTTcctgctcctacctctactctatGTCCTCCGCCTACGTCGGAACACCAGAAAGCAACCTCACGCCGACGGCCTCAAGGCCTACCCCATCATCGGCACGCTCCCGCACTTCGTCAAGAACCAGGACTGCCTCGTCGAGTGGTCGGCCGGCGTCGTCGCTCGTTGCCCCACGCACACCATGGTCTTCGACTTCAAGGGTCTCGGCCTCATGGCCGGTGCCATCACCGCGAATCCGGCCAATGTGGAATACATCGTGAAGACCAACTTCCAGAACTACCCCAAGGGTGAGTTCGTGGTGTCTGCCATGGCGGACTTCCTTGGCCATGGCATCTTCAACTCCGACGGCGACCAGTGGCTCTCGCAGCGCAAGGCCGCCAGCTACGAGTTCAGCAAGCGCTCGTTGAGAAACTTCGTGGTCAGCACCGTCCGGTTCGAGGTCGTCGAGCGGCTGCTTCCTCTGCTCTCCCGGGCGGAGCTAGAAGGCCTGACGCTGGACATGCAGGACGTTCTCGAGCGCTTCGCGTTCGACAACATCTGCTGCGTCGCCTTCGACGAGGACCCGGCGTGCCTCACCGACGACGGCCTGGGGTTGAATGGGCGTGCCGAGTTCATGCATGCCTTGAACGACGCGCAGATGATGATCATGGCCCGGTTCATGTCGCCCGTCAAGTGGGCATGGCGGGTCAAGAAGCTACTCAACATGGGACCGGAGAGGCGGATGAGCGAGGCACTCGCCACGATTCACGGCTACGTCGACAGGATCATCCGTGACCGCGGCGAGAGGGGAGCGGCCGGGCTGGCGCGCAAGGACGACTTCCTCTCACGCTTCGTCTCCAGCGGCGAGCACAGCAACGAGAGCCTTCGTGATGTGGTCACCAGCTTCATCATAGCCGGGCGGGACACCACCTCATCAGCGCTCACTTGGTTCTTCTGGCTCGTGtcccggcggcgcgaggtggaggacAAGATCGTCCGCGAGATACGCGCGGTGCGAGCGTCCAGCGGGAGCACGGATGCAGCCTTCAGCTTGGACGAGCTGCGCGAGATGCACTACCTGCACGCAGCGGTCACGGAGTCCATGCGTCTATACCCACCCGTGGCCATGGACTCGCGCTGCTGCAAGCATGACGACGTCCTGCCCGATGGCACGTTCGTCGGTAAAGGTTGGCAGGTCTCCTACAGCGCGTATGCCATGGCGCGGTTGGAGGAGATATGGGGCGAGGACTGTGCAGAGTACCGGCCAGAGCGATGGCTCGATGAGGAGGGTGCGTTCCGGCCAGAGAGCTCGTTTAAGTACCCGGTCTTCCATGCCGGGCCGAGGATGTGCCTCGGCAAAGAGATGGCTTACATACAGATGAAGTCCATTGCTGCCTGCGTGTTGGAGAGGTTCAGCTTCCAGTTCATCGGAGGCGAGAGCCGGCCAGGGGTTGTGTTCTCCGTGACCTTGCGTATGGAGGGCGGCTTGCCGATGCAAGTGAAGAAGAGGGGGGCACTGAGCAGCTAG
- the LOC123062334 gene encoding 50S ribosomal protein L34, chloroplastic: MALALASPMASLSLHSGRISAVAIGGGLRPHKAGPMGASASPFLRSSFISSSSTTSSLSAAVSASLAFTSASSFGGSSLGIEFSYNRLTTRRPRGLQIRAGKAALCLTKRSRSRKSLARVHGFRRRMRTTAGRKVLKRRRDRGRKILCTKSNSPTGTKY; the protein is encoded by the exons ATGGCGCTTGCCCTCGCCTCCCCAATGGCGTCCCTCTCGCTCCACTCCGGGAGGATCTCGGCGGTGGCTATCGGCGGCGGTCTCCGCCCCCACAAAGCGGGCCCTATGGGGGCCTCCGCCTCCCCGTTTCTCCGGAgctccttcatctcctcctcctccaccacctcctcgctCTCGGCTGCGGTCTCGGCGTCGCTCGCCTTCACGTCCGCCTCGTCGTTCGGCG GTTCATCTTTGGGAATTGAGTTCAGCTACAACAGATTAACAACACGCAGACCTCGCGGTCTACAGATTAGGGCCGGAAAGGCTGCCCTCTGCCTGACCAAGAGGTCAAGATCCAGGAAGTCACTTGCCCGTGTGCATGGTTTCCGAAGGCGGATGCGGACTACTGCTGGAAGAAAGGTTCTGAAGCGTAGGCGTGACAGAGGAAGGAAGATTCTGTGCACAAAGTCGAACTCACCCACTGGGACAAAGTACTGA